ACTCTTCTTCACTAGTACCTATATAATCTATCCCATTATTTTCTATGTTTTTTATAGTATTTACTATTCCTATTTTACCAGTATCTAAAGAATGATTATTTGCAGTTGTTAATATATCAATCCCCGAATATTTTAAAGCATCTACAGTAGAATCTGGACTATTAAATGAGGGATAACTAGATATAGGCATTTCACTTCCTGCAGTAGTAGTTTCAAAATTGGATATTGCTATATCTGAATTTTCTAAGTGGGGTTTTACATTTTCAAATACTCTTTTAAAATCATATTCTTTTGTATTATTATTATATGCAGATTTAAGTTGAGCACCATGAAACATAATATCACCTGTAGCAGATAGTGAAAGTTCACTATATTTTTCTATTTCTTCTTCTACTATATTATTTTCATCTTGTTCTTGATTCTTACTTTCATTCTGTTCTAACTTTTCACTATTATCTAAGTCTGAACAACTAACAGTTATTGTAACAGTAAAGATAATTATAAACAAAGTTAATAAAACTTTTTTCAAATATATCACTTTCCTTTATCTTTTAGTAAAGTCCATAATGTACATGGTAATATCATCTTCCATATGAGCTTCTCCCCTAAATTCAGTTAAATCATCACATATTTTTTTCAAAAGCCCCTTAGAATTGAGATAATATTTATCTTTAATTAAAACTTTAAGCCTTGAAAGACCATATTGTTCATTAGTATTATTAGTTTCTTCTATTACACCATCAGTGAAAAATAAAATTCTATCTTCTAGTCCTAATTTTATTGTTTCATTATGGTAATCAGGTACGAAAATACTTCCTAATTTACAGATTGGAAATCCATCTTTAAGTTCTAACAACTGTATTTTTCCATCATTTTTAATATGAATAGGATTACAATTAAGTCCTGCTGAAGAATATGTAAACTCACTTGTCTCTATATTTAAAACTCCATATAACATAACCATGTGAGTTTCTTCTGGAAAGTCTGATTCATTAAATACTTCATAAAAATCCTTTAACACTTCTTTAGGATTCAAATAAAACTCCTTATCTTCCTCACCTTCAGCATCAAAAGGTGTTAATACTCTATCTGCAAATATAGTAAGCATTGCAGAAGATACACCATGTCCTGATACATCTATTAAAAACATACCTAAATTTTTTTCATCTATTTTAAAATACTTATATGAATCACCACTTAACTTACCCCAAGGAATATATTCAGAATAAAATTTAACACCTAAATGATTCTCATATTTTTTAGGAACTAATGCCATTTGTATTTGTTTTGCAGCATCCAATTCTTTTAACATCTTATTATTCATATTTTTAAGCTTATAATTTGCTATAGCCATTTCCTTTGTTTTCTGCTTTGCAATATCTTCAAGTCTAATTACATGATTGTTAAGTTGTTCTCTCATTTCAGAAGCTTTCCTATATGGATCTTTAATATTTTCAATAAACAAAACTCTAAATATAAGGAAATAAGAAATAACTTTAAATACATGTCCTAATAAATTTATACTATCATGTACATTTATATACATAGTAAATGTTATTTCAGATGCTATTGCTATAGTTATAGCTATTAACATATGTTTAGTTAATATGCTATTTTTTTCTTTACTAGTTTTATAAATCAAATACATACTTACAACTAAAAGTAAAACCACAATATATTCTAAGACTATTTTTGTACTAGTAAGTCCTGTCTTTTCATCAAAAAAAGTAGGAATTATACTTGAATTGTATATAACTAGATAACCTAGTACAATTGTAAAAATAGTACTTAATAAAATAAAGTATCTTTTATTTATTTTAGATATAGTTTCTTTCTCAAAAATATTTGCAAATAATAAACCTAATGCCATTATAATTCTTGCAAATATCCAGAATGCTGTAGCTTTTTGTGATAAATTTTCAGTTAAAAACATAGGCATACCATTATAGGATAAGAAATGCATTATATCTAAAAGACCTACTATATAGAAAGTATTAGCAAATATAACATTTCTTATGCTATTAGTGAAATCATAAATATTATATAATGCTAAAAATATAGAAAATGATACTAACACACTTAATATTTCAAATATTGTATGTAAAACTAAAAATAGTTGTTGATCTAAAAAAACATTAAATAAACTACTAAATCTCACAAACATTATAATAATCATGCATAATATTGCAATAATTATAGTGTGAAATTTAGTGCTACTTGTATCTATATTTAATTTCTTTGCGAACATTTACTGCCTCCCCAAATCTCAAAATTATATACCCCCACTAATACTACATTTATTATATCAGAAAAAAATACAGAACAACAGTTTTTTAAAATTAAATTTTATACTTAATAAACTTTATCAATTGATAATTTAATGTTATAATTAATAATTAATGGCTATTTAATTGCAATATTATAACATAGGGGGAATGTTATGAGAAATGATGTAATTATTATAGAAAATAAAGAAGACAATATTAATATTATTGAAAATTTAATTTATGAAGAACTGGGAAGAAAAAGTACTTCTGTACATTTAGGTGTAACTGTTGAGAAAATATTATATATTGTAAAAAATAATTATATTGACTTAATAATTTTAAACTTAGATTCAACTTTAAAAGATATATTTAAAATCTTGGATAAAATAAATTATTTAATCAATAAACGCGAATTTAATATTCCAATAATTGTCTATTCTAATTCATTTAATAAAGATACTGTTGAGAAATTATTTGAATTAGGTGCAATAGATTATTTCATTGACCCATTATCTTCAGATGAAAAATTGTCAGTTCTTTCTTTTAAAATAAAAAATGCATTAAAAAATTATAAATATAATAAATATCAGCTGAAAATTAATGCTGAAAATAAAAAGCAATTGAGATTAGGTACTATACTTCAAAAATCTTTAATGTTTAAATATAAAGAACTTCAAAATATAAAAATTTCAGGAAGATATATACCTTCAACTGGTTTAGGTGGAGATTGCTATGATTCAATAGAAACAAACGGTAAAACATGGTTTATGATAGCTGATGTTATGGGACATGGAGCAAGTGCTGCCATGGTTTCATTTATGGTAAAAGCACTTTTTAATCAATTAGCAACTATGTATAAAACTCCTAAAAAGTTATTAGAAGAAATAAATACTACTTATTATAAAATGTTTGAAAATAAAAGCGATATTATCTTTTCTATATTCATAGGTACAATTTATAAAAATAAATTAACCTATTCTTCTGCTGGTCACCCTTATCCCATCTTTTATGATCATGAAACTAAAAATACTCAATTTCTATCCAATAATAATATATTAATAGGTATCACCCCAAATTCAAATTTTTCTCAAAAAACAAGAATTATAAATGAAGGAGATATTATATTTTTATATACTGACGGTTTATATGAACAAATTCCTGATATGCGTGATATAAATTTAATAAATATGTATATTAAAACTAATAAAGATATTCTCATAAAAAACCAAGAATTATTTATGGATAATATAATAAAGCAATTCAATGATACTGAACAATTTGAAGATGATGTAGCTATTTTAACAGTAAAAAAGAAGTAAGGATTCCTTACTTCTTTTTTACTTTGTAAATGCTGTAAATTTTTCTCTTTTTGCTCCACATATAGGACATACATCTGGAGCTCCATCTATAGCTGTGAATCCGCACACATCACAAATGTGTACATCTTCTATATCATAATCTTCACCTTTATCTACTGATTTTTTTGCTTCTAAATATAATCTTTCATGTACTTTTTCTGCCTCAAGTGCATAATGCATTGAAGTTATTGCTGATCTTTCTTTTTGCATCTTAGCAACTTCTAGGTATGCAGGATACATTTGATGAATTTCAAAATGTTCACCATCTGCTGCCCCTTGTAAGTTTTCAGAAGTAGTCCCTATGCCAAATCCACCCATTGATGCAACTAAATGATCACCATCTACATTTGCAAGTGCAGTAAAGTGGTTAGTAGCATGTACTTCTTCTGCATAAGATATTGCAATAAATAACCTTGCAACATTTGGGAAACCTTCTTTTTCTGCTTTATCAGCCCATATTCTATATCTCATATGTGCTTGAGATTCCCCACCATAAGCAGATCTTAAATTTTCAGCTGTCATTTCATTCATAATAAAACTCCTCCCTTTATTGTTAATAATATATCTTGCCAATAATCTTATACCCAGAATATCTTTATAAAAACATATATAATATTAAATAGCTTCATATTTATTTGCCTTGGTTTTCTAAAGTATAATCATACATTGTAATAGCATAATCTAAAGAAGATATACTACCTGTTATGGAGGTTAAACTTGTTCCATTATTATATAATGATCTTATCCCTCTAGAATCAAAATTCATTCCCACTAGCTTTGTATCTAATTCTAGAAATCAGTTCAACTCACCTCTTAACTTAGGGTTTAGTACATATTTTAGTATTTTAAATATTGCAGTTATTAAAAAGTAAAGAAGAGCTATCATAATCCCCATTGCCATAACTACTTTGATTTCACCTAATTCATAATTTTTAAACATCACATATGCAAGACCTGGATATGCAAACATATACTCTACTAATACAAGAGTAGATATTATAATAGTTGCTATAGCTGAAAATGAATCTAATAAATCCATTATGGCATTTCTAAGTACATGAATATATATTATCCTCCTATTTGAAGCACCTTTACCTAAAGCAGTTTTAACATAATTTTTTTCAAAATTTTGATCTATTGAAAGTGATGTTATCCTAGCAATATAACTCATAGGTATAAGAGTTAATGCAAGTATAGGAAGAATCATATGCCTTATTTCACCATGTCCTGCAGCTGGTACTAATTCTATTCCATTTCTATATAATATTACAGCTAAAAATTGTAATACTAATATCAAAAATACATCTGGCATAGCAAGTACTGTAAGAGTAGACAATGTCTTTAAATTTGAAGAATATCTCTTTTCTCTTTTGCTATCAAATATTCCTTTAAGAATTCCAAATACTATAGCAAAGAAAAGAGAAAATGAAAGTAAAATTACTGAATTTTTAAAGCTTGATTCTACAAAATTAAATATAGATTTATTTGTATTACTAGTTCCAAATGTGCCTGATAAAAGAGTTTCATAATAGTCAAATACATTTTTAATAATTGCTTTAAACTCTATATTTGTTTCAAAACTTTTTTCTCCTAAAGGAAGTACTATAAAATTATTGGGGGTTAAATTTAATAATGCAAGTATAAGTGTAAGGGTAACAAACCCTATTATTAGATTTAAAAGTATGTTTAATATAAGTTTTTTATTTATATTCAACTTTCTCTCCCCCTTTTGAATTTTCTATTACTTTTTCCTCTAAAAAACAAGCTGATTTATGATTTTCTCCAACTTCTGTAAGTTTTGGCTCTAACTTTTCACATATATCCATCTTATATAGACAACGGGTATGAAATACACATCCAGAAGGCGTATTTATAGGGCTTGGTATTTCTCCTTTTAATATTATCCTTTTTTGCTCTATTTTAGGATCAGGATGTGGAAATGCTGATATGAGTGCTTCTGTATATGGATGTTTTGGAGAGTTATATATATCATCTACCTTTCCTATTTCCATTAATTTTCCTAAATACATAACACCTACAGTATTAGATACATGTCTTACTACATTTAAACCATGAGCTATAAATAAATATGTTAAACTATATTCTTTTTGTAAATCTGTAAGTAAGTTCAATATTTTTGACTGAATTGACACATCTAGTGCTGAAACTGGTTCATCACATAGTATAAATTTTGGTCTTGTAGATATGGCTTTAGCTATACCTATTCTCTGCCTTTGCCCACCACTGAATTCATGGGGAAATTTTTTCATATCTTTTGATGAAAGCCCTACTATATTAAGTAACCTCTTTACTTCTTTTTCTCTTTCAAATCTAGGTACTATATTATGTATCTTAAGTGGTTCTGTTAGTATATCTTCTATTATCATCTTTGGGTCTAATGCCCATGATGCATCTTGAAATATTATTTGTAAATCCTTTCTCATCTTTCGAAATTTAGCTTTAGAATACTTATATATATCTTCACCTTCTACATATACACTACCACTAGTAGGACTTAGCAACCTCAGCATCAAAAGCCCTGTAGTACTTTTGCCGGAGCCACTTTCACCTACTAATCCAAATGTTTCCCCTTTATTTATACCAAAAGAAATTCCATCTACTGCTTTTAATGTCTTTTCATTTTTAAATATATTTGAATTATTTACATCAAAATATTTCTTTAAATTCTGAACTTCTATTAATTTTTCATTACTCATCATTACTGTCCTCCTCATAATGCCAGCATCTTACAAAATGACCCTTTTTATATTCTACGAGTTTTGGATTATTATCTATACATTTATCCATACGTCTATTACACCTTGGATAAAAAGCACATCCCTTTTCTTTAATTTCTAAATCTGGTACATTTCCTTTAATAGTGTACAGTTCTTTTGCAGGATCATTTAATCTTGGTATACATTTCATAAGAGATACTGTGTATGGATGAAGTGGATTTTTATATAATTCATTTGTATATGAAATTTCTCGTATCTTTCCACTATACATTACCATTATCCTATCAGCTATATTTGTAACTACTCCTAAATCATGTGTTATAAATAATACTGACATATTTAATTCACTTTTTAAATTCTTTATAAGTTCAAGAATTTCAGCTTGTATTGTAACATCAAGTGCTGTAGTAGGTTCATCTGCTATTAAAAGTTTTGGATTGCAAATAAGCGCCATGGCAATCATTACCCTTTGTCTCATACCACCACTTAGTTCATATGGATATGAATTATATCTTTTTTCAGGTTCTGGTATATCTACTTTCCTTAAAAGTTCTATAGCCTTTTCCTTTGCATCACTGCCCTTTATATTAGTATGAATTTTTAATACTTCTTTTATTTGATAACCTACCTTTAACATAGGATTTAGCGAAGTCATAGGCTCTTGATATATCATAGATATATCTTTTCCTCTTATATGTCTAAGTTCTTTATTCTTTTTTTGTAACAAATCTTCTTTTTCAAATATTACTTTGCCATTTACTATTTTACCTGGTGGAATAGGTACTATTCTCATTATAGATTTGGCAGTTACAGATTTTCCACTACCTGATTCACCTATTAAAGCTACTATCTCTCCCTTTTTTATGTTAAATGATACATCATCTACTGCATGAATAGTTTTATTTTCTAATTTAAAGTATGTTGTAAGATTTTTTACTTCAAGTAAATTTTCCATAATATCGCCCCTTTTCCTATACTTCTTATATTCTATAAAAGGTTTAATATTCCTTTTTTATTTAGGTTGTAATATATTCTTAATATTTATAGTATTGAAACCTTTAACCTCTTACTCTACCATTATCATTATTCATAATTTCATATAATTCCAATATATAATGGTTGTTATTATAAATATCTGAAATTTTAAATTCTAATCCATTTACTCCTATTCGACCTAATAATATAACTGCACCTATAATTATTGTTAATATAATTTTTTTTAATATAGTTCATCCTCTTAAATTAATATTTATTTTCTATTTCATAAGCTTTTCCAAAAGCTTTTAGTGCCTCTTTTATTTTATTGTTATCCCTATAAATCTTACCAAGCTTTAGATATATGTTAATTAATTTATTTTTATGTTCCTTATTATGTTCTAATAACTTTATTGCTTCTTTTATATTTTCTATAGCTCCTTCATAGTCTTTCTTATCTACATAATAGTCTATATAGTGATTTAAACCTTTTATTATATGTTTTTGTATATTATTTTCTTTACTAATATTTATTCCTTCTTCTAAACATTCTAATGCTTTTACTTCTTCTTGGTTTTTCAAGTAATATTTATATAATTCATATAATGTAGTAGATAATTCTTTTAATTTTAATTTTTCTTTTATTTCTTTTGCTTTCATTAAATGATTATATGCTTTCTCAAATTCTTCATTTTCTAAATAAATGTGACCTAAATTGTTTTCTATAAATGATGTGAGTTTTTCATCTTCTTTATCAGTAATAATTCTTTTTGATTTTTCTAATATTTCTTTTGCTTCTTCGAATTTTCTTTCATCCATAAGTACCGAGGAGTATTTAAGTAAACTATAGCTATATCTTGTTCTATCTTTAGTTTTTTCATCTATTCTACAAGCTTCTTTAGCATATTTTAGTGCTAATTTATTTTCACCCATTTCATCATAGCAAGCTGAAATATTAAATAATATATCACTCTCTATTTTTAAATCAATTATATCTGATTTACTATAAAATAACTGTGCTTGATTATATTTTTGAAGTGCTACTTCATTTAATTCTTTTTTATAATATATATTTCCTTCTTTTATATACGTTCTTGCAAGTCTATTGTAATCTTCTATTTTACTAAAATAGTAAACGTTTTTATCAAGTATATCCAAAGCTTTCTTGTAGTCTTCATTTTGAATATAATAATCTGATACCTTTAAATTAGATATACCAATGATATAAAATAGGTTATACTCTTCTGAAAATTCTGTTATTTTATTATGTAAATCTTCTATTTCTCCTTTGTCATCTAATTCTATAAATACTTCTAATTCTTTAAGCCATAGATTACAGTAATTTTCAGATTGAGCTTTTTCTGTTTCTAACAAATACTCTAATGTAGTATCTAATTTTTCAGCTAAGTATTTTAATAACTTCATACTAGGACTTACTTTACCATTTTCCACTTGACTTAATTGAGCATTAGTTACAAAATCTCCACCTAACTCTTTTAAATATAATCCTTTTTCCCTTCTAAGCCTTTTTATCTTTTCTCCTACTTTCAATATTTCCATAAATTTCACCTTACTTAATTTTATAATTTTATTTAATTAAATTTTAACATTAATTTAAAAGTATAGAAAGTATTTTTTAACGGTTAGTTCTAAAAAACTATTTTGTTTTTATTTTTATTTTTCTTATGATATAATTACAATATAAGGTAATATTAGAAAAATAGAGGTGAAACAATGCTAAATATAGCTATTTGTGATGACGAAAATGCCATATGCAATCAATTAGAAAACATTCTATTAGATATTAGTCCAAAATATAATATAAAAATTGAAATAGATATATTTTATACCGCTGAAAAACTATACAAAAGTTTATTAAATAAAAATAAATATGATTTAATTTTTTTAGATATTGAATTAAAATATATGAGTGGAGTCGAATTAGGAAGAAAAATAAGAGAAGATATAAATGACCAACTTACTCAAATAATATATATTTCAAGTAAAACTTCATATGCTATGGAATTGTTTTCTATAAGACCTTTAGATTTCTTAATTAAACCAATTAGTACGAAAAAAGTGGACACAACATTTAGCACAGCCATGAAATTAATAAAAAACAAAAATATTTTTTTTAATTATCAAAAAGAAAAAGTATATCATCGTATTCCTATAACAGATATACTCTATTTCGAAAGCAATAATAGACGAATAAATATATATACTTTAAATGGAAAAGATTCTTTTTACAGTACTTTAAAAGAAATTTTTAATGAATTA
The Senegalia massiliensis genome window above contains:
- a CDS encoding CapA family protein codes for the protein MKKVLLTLFIIIFTVTITVSCSDLDNSEKLEQNESKNQEQDENNIVEEEIEKYSELSLSATGDIMFHGAQLKSAYNNNTKEYDFKRVFENVKPHLENSDIAISNFETTTAGSEMPISSYPSFNSPDSTVDALKYSGIDILTTANNHSLDTGKIGIVNTIKNIENNGIDYIGTSEEEYRAFILKEKNDITLSFLSYTYGLNGNDSRLNSNELDNMVNLIDEDKMQEDIKKAKNVSDKVVVFIHWG
- a CDS encoding helix-turn-helix domain-containing protein; amino-acid sequence: MEILKVGEKIKRLRREKGLYLKELGGDFVTNAQLSQVENGKVSPSMKLLKYLAEKLDTTLEYLLETEKAQSENYCNLWLKELEVFIELDDKGEIEDLHNKITEFSEEYNLFYIIGISNLKVSDYYIQNEDYKKALDILDKNVYYFSKIEDYNRLARTYIKEGNIYYKKELNEVALQKYNQAQLFYSKSDIIDLKIESDILFNISACYDEMGENKLALKYAKEACRIDEKTKDRTRYSYSLLKYSSVLMDERKFEEAKEILEKSKRIITDKEDEKLTSFIENNLGHIYLENEEFEKAYNHLMKAKEIKEKLKLKELSTTLYELYKYYLKNQEEVKALECLEEGINISKENNIQKHIIKGLNHYIDYYVDKKDYEGAIENIKEAIKLLEHNKEHKNKLINIYLKLGKIYRDNNKIKEALKAFGKAYEIENKY
- a CDS encoding ABC transporter permease, which encodes MNINKKLILNILLNLIIGFVTLTLILALLNLTPNNFIVLPLGEKSFETNIEFKAIIKNVFDYYETLLSGTFGTSNTNKSIFNFVESSFKNSVILLSFSLFFAIVFGILKGIFDSKREKRYSSNLKTLSTLTVLAMPDVFLILVLQFLAVILYRNGIELVPAAGHGEIRHMILPILALTLIPMSYIARITSLSIDQNFEKNYVKTALGKGASNRRIIYIHVLRNAIMDLLDSFSAIATIIISTLVLVEYMFAYPGLAYVMFKNYELGEIKVVMAMGIMIALLYFLITAIFKILKYVLNPKLRGELN
- a CDS encoding LytR/AlgR family response regulator transcription factor; this translates as MLNIAICDDENAICNQLENILLDISPKYNIKIEIDIFYTAEKLYKSLLNKNKYDLIFLDIELKYMSGVELGRKIREDINDQLTQIIYISSKTSYAMELFSIRPLDFLIKPISTKKVDTTFSTAMKLIKNKNIFFNYQKEKVYHRIPITDILYFESNNRRINIYTLNGKDSFYSTLKEIFNELNDYGFVFIHRSYLININHVKIFKYNKVTLTDNTILNITQTFRKNLRELQMKIGEI
- a CDS encoding ABC transporter ATP-binding protein, producing MMENLLEVKNLTTYFKLENKTIHAVDDVSFNIKKGEIVALIGESGSGKSVTAKSIMRIVPIPPGKIVNGKVIFEKEDLLQKKNKELRHIRGKDISMIYQEPMTSLNPMLKVGYQIKEVLKIHTNIKGSDAKEKAIELLRKVDIPEPEKRYNSYPYELSGGMRQRVMIAMALICNPKLLIADEPTTALDVTIQAEILELIKNLKSELNMSVLFITHDLGVVTNIADRIMVMYSGKIREISYTNELYKNPLHPYTVSLMKCIPRLNDPAKELYTIKGNVPDLEIKEKGCAFYPRCNRRMDKCIDNNPKLVEYKKGHFVRCWHYEEDSNDE
- a CDS encoding rubrerythrin family protein, producing the protein MNEMTAENLRSAYGGESQAHMRYRIWADKAEKEGFPNVARLFIAISYAEEVHATNHFTALANVDGDHLVASMGGFGIGTTSENLQGAADGEHFEIHQMYPAYLEVAKMQKERSAITSMHYALEAEKVHERLYLEAKKSVDKGEDYDIEDVHICDVCGFTAIDGAPDVCPICGAKREKFTAFTK
- a CDS encoding MASE3 domain-containing protein — its product is MFAKKLNIDTSSTKFHTIIIAILCMIIIMFVRFSSLFNVFLDQQLFLVLHTIFEILSVLVSFSIFLALYNIYDFTNSIRNVIFANTFYIVGLLDIMHFLSYNGMPMFLTENLSQKATAFWIFARIIMALGLLFANIFEKETISKINKRYFILLSTIFTIVLGYLVIYNSSIIPTFFDEKTGLTSTKIVLEYIVVLLLVVSMYLIYKTSKEKNSILTKHMLIAITIAIASEITFTMYINVHDSINLLGHVFKVISYFLIFRVLFIENIKDPYRKASEMREQLNNHVIRLEDIAKQKTKEMAIANYKLKNMNNKMLKELDAAKQIQMALVPKKYENHLGVKFYSEYIPWGKLSGDSYKYFKIDEKNLGMFLIDVSGHGVSSAMLTIFADRVLTPFDAEGEEDKEFYLNPKEVLKDFYEVFNESDFPEETHMVMLYGVLNIETSEFTYSSAGLNCNPIHIKNDGKIQLLELKDGFPICKLGSIFVPDYHNETIKLGLEDRILFFTDGVIEETNNTNEQYGLSRLKVLIKDKYYLNSKGLLKKICDDLTEFRGEAHMEDDITMYIMDFTKR
- a CDS encoding fused response regulator/phosphatase; this translates as MRNDVIIIENKEDNINIIENLIYEELGRKSTSVHLGVTVEKILYIVKNNYIDLIILNLDSTLKDIFKILDKINYLINKREFNIPIIVYSNSFNKDTVEKLFELGAIDYFIDPLSSDEKLSVLSFKIKNALKNYKYNKYQLKINAENKKQLRLGTILQKSLMFKYKELQNIKISGRYIPSTGLGGDCYDSIETNGKTWFMIADVMGHGASAAMVSFMVKALFNQLATMYKTPKKLLEEINTTYYKMFENKSDIIFSIFIGTIYKNKLTYSSAGHPYPIFYDHETKNTQFLSNNNILIGITPNSNFSQKTRIINEGDIIFLYTDGLYEQIPDMRDINLINMYIKTNKDILIKNQELFMDNIIKQFNDTEQFEDDVAILTVKKK
- a CDS encoding ABC transporter ATP-binding protein gives rise to the protein MSNEKLIEVQNLKKYFDVNNSNIFKNEKTLKAVDGISFGINKGETFGLVGESGSGKSTTGLLMLRLLSPTSGSVYVEGEDIYKYSKAKFRKMRKDLQIIFQDASWALDPKMIIEDILTEPLKIHNIVPRFEREKEVKRLLNIVGLSSKDMKKFPHEFSGGQRQRIGIAKAISTRPKFILCDEPVSALDVSIQSKILNLLTDLQKEYSLTYLFIAHGLNVVRHVSNTVGVMYLGKLMEIGKVDDIYNSPKHPYTEALISAFPHPDPKIEQKRIILKGEIPSPINTPSGCVFHTRCLYKMDICEKLEPKLTEVGENHKSACFLEEKVIENSKGGEKVEYK